In Chamaesiphon minutus PCC 6605, a genomic segment contains:
- the pglX gene encoding BREX-6 system adenine-specific DNA-methyltransferase PglX yields the protein MSNRSMSYLTPEAKSKLSATIRSLRQRLLEDLQNAGEGTFRLSIKAANQAGLTEANRVKRQRLEQWVEMQVRGETAGKKLKEEQRQKIAERQLRSLEKLAAATLLNRLVVIKQMEAMGLSKPAVVTGGWQSPAYREFREFAPDLCKDETEGYGTLLQLLWDELALAMPGLFGQVSLTSLLPIPAGTLRAVVEALDAPELKEIWQDDTTLGWVYQYWNDPEREGLDAKLNAGGKVEPHEIASKTQMFTERYMVEWLLQNSLGQLWLAMCQKNGWVAEAEADGTLARLEARRQVWRERRAAGEVSLDELMPIETEQEQQWKYWVQQPLTAAAVKFAPGSLRELKLLDPACGSGHFLVIAVGLLFALYREEGRHLGEDRSNRQIVESILEHNLYGIDIDPRAVQIAAAALDLKAKSLCPDASPKLLNLVASNLQVAALLEEDPMLVELRQEILAATGIPEDLTNRIVQALKGADRWGSLLKVDKAVDLAVQDYGRTIFPPAQGNLFNPVVVQPEFNFEQAKASVLEKLEQFLGRCTRGDDLGLRLRGEQLTAGVRFIRMVQENSYDLVVGNPPYQGTSKMSDSSYLEQHYPKGNADLYAVFLERGLQLAKQGGISALLTMRNWMFIKQFSSIREFLIDKYDLRLLGDFDRGAFDEVPNEVLAVTLSVFQKLAPTLEVSIALQPTPLDELAYDRQRTNRKRSAVLAQVGKFEFKSDRFTAIKEKPIVYWWDEEFLDKYAATSKIGDETTVRAGMQTSNNIRYLRLAWEIDLSNVYLRKDSQSYEGESLNKWVPYVKGAAGKRWFEPLSDVILWENSALEKQVMFDFLGSKGGGNGTPSRHLYFHSGISYSTIGANFSARIRRFRSVFDISGASVFPKNPIESTVLLNSKVAKDILIALNPTVNFQTSDIERLPLFYIDSSDEIFTKLDLTFTEHEAARETSVEFRQPGTSGWNYAQAWAQQSVDRPSGTPLPDWNPDYEQPPATNWVSYALGIALGRFGANGEGILTKTPETALPHGILYLSAYSGDRPESKDNLTHPACQPLITAWQQHGSSIATAKLRDWLRLNFFKDIHVKMYEQRPIYFPLSSANKNFVAYISIHRWTDTTLTNLLAEYLFPELRQLEGELSDLMDSRNQGDKKQQNQAEDRYSKISQLATELKTFADLVQQVAEQGAPPAEPSDPPRETDARFSLDLDDGVMVNSAALWPLLAPQGWKKPKTWWSELCIAQSKGNKDYDWSHLAARYFPQRVAAKCQIDPSLAVAHGCFWHYHPAKAYEWELRLQDEIASDFTIDELDSERLRQQFESDYPDKVKELQEKEAKRRDKKRKKADDTEDLGPLFEAAAEAGDE from the coding sequence ATGTCAAATCGCTCCATGTCCTATCTCACGCCGGAAGCTAAATCCAAGTTATCCGCAACCATTCGCAGCCTGCGGCAGCGGTTACTGGAGGATTTGCAGAATGCTGGGGAAGGGACGTTTCGCTTATCGATTAAAGCTGCCAACCAAGCGGGGTTGACGGAAGCAAATCGAGTCAAGCGGCAGCGATTGGAGCAATGGGTGGAGATGCAGGTGCGGGGAGAAACTGCGGGTAAAAAGCTCAAGGAGGAGCAGCGGCAAAAGATTGCGGAGCGGCAATTGAGATCGCTCGAAAAATTGGCAGCGGCGACGTTGTTAAATCGGCTGGTGGTAATCAAGCAGATGGAGGCGATGGGGCTATCGAAGCCTGCGGTGGTGACGGGTGGGTGGCAAAGTCCTGCCTATCGGGAGTTTCGGGAGTTTGCGCCGGATTTGTGCAAGGATGAGACGGAGGGCTACGGGACGCTATTGCAGTTGCTCTGGGATGAGTTGGCGTTGGCGATGCCTGGGTTGTTTGGGCAGGTGAGTCTGACATCGTTATTACCGATTCCGGCGGGTACGTTACGGGCGGTAGTGGAAGCGTTGGATGCGCCGGAGTTGAAGGAGATTTGGCAAGATGATACGACGCTGGGATGGGTGTATCAGTATTGGAACGATCCAGAGCGGGAAGGGTTGGATGCGAAGCTGAATGCGGGGGGAAAGGTGGAACCCCATGAGATCGCTAGTAAGACGCAGATGTTTACGGAACGGTACATGGTGGAATGGTTGCTCCAGAATAGTTTGGGGCAGTTATGGTTGGCAATGTGCCAGAAGAACGGCTGGGTAGCTGAGGCTGAGGCGGATGGGACTTTGGCGCGGTTAGAAGCACGGCGGCAGGTATGGCGGGAGCGACGTGCAGCGGGGGAAGTGTCTTTGGATGAGTTGATGCCGATCGAAACCGAGCAGGAGCAACAGTGGAAGTACTGGGTACAGCAACCGTTGACGGCGGCGGCGGTGAAGTTTGCGCCTGGGAGTCTGCGGGAGCTGAAGTTGTTAGATCCGGCTTGTGGATCTGGGCACTTTTTGGTAATTGCGGTGGGGTTGCTATTTGCGCTGTATCGGGAGGAAGGGCGGCATCTGGGGGAGGATCGATCGAATCGCCAAATCGTCGAGTCGATTCTGGAACATAATTTATACGGCATCGATATCGATCCCCGTGCGGTGCAGATTGCGGCGGCGGCGTTGGATCTCAAGGCGAAGTCGTTGTGCCCAGATGCCAGTCCGAAGCTGCTAAATTTGGTGGCATCGAATTTACAGGTGGCGGCGTTACTGGAGGAAGATCCGATGTTGGTGGAGTTGCGCCAGGAGATTTTGGCAGCGACGGGGATTCCAGAGGATTTGACGAATCGAATCGTCCAAGCGTTGAAGGGTGCAGATCGGTGGGGGAGTTTGCTGAAGGTAGATAAGGCGGTGGATCTGGCGGTGCAGGATTATGGACGCACGATTTTCCCCCCAGCGCAAGGAAATTTGTTTAATCCGGTGGTGGTGCAGCCCGAATTTAATTTCGAGCAGGCAAAGGCTTCGGTGTTAGAAAAGTTGGAGCAGTTTTTGGGGCGATGTACGCGGGGTGACGATCTCGGGTTGCGGTTGCGGGGGGAGCAGTTGACGGCTGGGGTTCGGTTTATTCGGATGGTACAGGAGAATTCTTACGATCTGGTTGTGGGGAATCCCCCGTATCAAGGGACGAGTAAGATGTCGGATAGTAGTTATCTCGAACAACATTATCCTAAAGGAAATGCAGATCTATATGCGGTATTTTTAGAGCGTGGGTTGCAGTTAGCAAAGCAGGGTGGGATCTCGGCATTGTTAACGATGCGAAACTGGATGTTTATTAAGCAGTTCAGTTCTATTCGAGAGTTTTTGATAGACAAATATGATTTGCGGTTGTTGGGAGATTTCGATCGAGGTGCATTTGATGAGGTGCCAAATGAAGTTTTAGCAGTAACATTGAGCGTATTTCAAAAGCTAGCTCCAACTTTGGAAGTAAGTATCGCATTACAGCCAACGCCACTAGACGAGCTTGCTTACGATCGCCAAAGAACAAATCGAAAACGATCGGCTGTCTTGGCGCAAGTGGGAAAGTTTGAGTTTAAGAGCGATCGATTCACCGCTATCAAAGAAAAGCCGATCGTCTACTGGTGGGATGAGGAGTTTCTCGATAAATATGCTGCAACATCCAAGATTGGTGATGAAACTACAGTCAGGGCGGGAATGCAAACTTCAAATAATATTCGCTATCTTCGGCTTGCATGGGAAATCGATTTAAGTAATGTTTACTTAAGAAAAGATAGTCAATCTTATGAAGGTGAAAGCCTTAATAAATGGGTTCCATATGTTAAAGGTGCAGCAGGGAAAAGATGGTTTGAACCATTAAGTGATGTTATTTTATGGGAGAATTCTGCTTTAGAGAAGCAAGTAATGTTCGACTTTCTTGGTTCTAAAGGTGGGGGGAATGGCACTCCAAGTCGGCATTTGTACTTTCATTCTGGAATATCATATTCAACTATAGGCGCAAATTTCTCTGCTCGAATTAGGAGATTTAGAAGTGTGTTTGACATTTCAGGAGCTTCTGTTTTTCCAAAAAATCCGATAGAGAGTACGGTTCTCCTGAATAGTAAAGTTGCAAAAGATATTCTTATTGCTCTTAATCCAACTGTTAACTTTCAAACAAGCGATATTGAAAGACTTCCACTCTTTTATATCGACTCATCCGACGAAATCTTCACCAAATTAGATCTCACCTTCACCGAACACGAAGCCGCCCGCGAAACCTCCGTCGAATTTAGACAACCTGGAACCTCCGGCTGGAACTACGCCCAAGCCTGGGCACAGCAATCGGTCGATCGACCTTCCGGTACACCCCTCCCCGACTGGAACCCAGATTACGAACAACCCCCCGCGACAAATTGGGTTTCCTACGCCCTCGGTATTGCCCTCGGACGCTTTGGAGCCAACGGCGAGGGCATTCTGACCAAAACTCCTGAAACAGCCCTGCCCCACGGCATCCTGTACCTCTCCGCCTACTCCGGCGATCGACCCGAATCAAAAGACAACCTCACCCATCCCGCCTGCCAACCCCTCATCACCGCATGGCAACAACACGGTAGCTCGATCGCCACCGCCAAACTCCGCGACTGGCTCCGCCTCAACTTCTTCAAAGACATTCACGTCAAGATGTACGAACAACGCCCGATCTACTTCCCCCTCTCCTCCGCCAATAAAAACTTCGTCGCCTACATCAGCATCCACCGCTGGACAGACACCACCCTCACCAACCTCCTCGCCGAATACCTCTTTCCCGAACTCCGCCAACTCGAAGGCGAACTCAGCGACCTGATGGACTCCCGCAACCAGGGCGACAAAAAACAACAGAACCAAGCCGAAGATCGCTACAGCAAAATATCCCAACTCGCCACCGAACTCAAAACCTTTGCCGATCTCGTTCAACAAGTCGCCGAACAGGGGGCACCTCCAGCCGAACCCAGCGATCCCCCCCGCGAAACCGATGCCCGCTTTAGCCTCGATCTCGACGACGGTGTAATGGTCAACAGTGCCGCCCTCTGGCCGCTCCTCGCACCTCAAGGCTGGAAAAAGCCCAAAACCTGGTGGTCGGAACTCTGCATTGCCCAAAGCAAAGGCAATAAAGACTACGACTGGTCGCACCTCGCCGCCCGCTACTTCCCCCAGCGCGTTGCCGCCAAATGCCAAATCGACCCCTCCCTCGCCGTTGCCCACGGCTGCTTCTGGCACTATCACCCCGCCAAAGCCTACGAATGGGAACTCCGCCTCCAAGACGAAATCGCGAGCGACTTCACGATCGACGAATTAGACTCCGAGCGGCTCCGGCAGCAGTTTGAAAGCGATTATCCCGATAAGGTTAAAGAACTCCAAGAAAAAGAAGCCAAACGTCGCGATAAAAAGCGGAAAAAAGCAGATGATACGGAGGACTTGGGGCCTTTGTTTGAGGCTGCGGCTGAAGCTGGGGATGAATGA